Genomic segment of Myxococcus stipitatus:
AGCGAAGCCGCCGGTCCGCGAGCAGGAGGCGACGGTTCGTCCCGCGGAGGCTGCTGCGCCGAGGACGCCGGAGCGCGTGACGAGTCCGCCGTCGGTCGAAGTGGCGGAGTCCGTGGCAAGTCGCGAGGCGCCGGCCGCGCCCGTCACCGAGACGACACACGCCAGCCCCGCGGAGCAGGAGGCGAAGGTGCCTCGCGCGAAGGCGAAGCGTGCTGCTCCGGCGAAGAAGCCCGCAGCGCGGAAGACCGTGGTGAAGAAGGCCAAGGCCTCGAAGGCAGCTCCCGAGAAGAAGAAGGCCACGCCCACCAAGAAGTCGGTGCCCGTGAAGCCTTCCAAGAAGGCCAAGACGGCGGTCGCTCAGGGCAAGAAGCCCAAGGCGAAGCCGGCCAAGGCCGCAGCGCCTCGGAGTGAGAAGAGGCCTACGGCGAAGGTCACCAAGACTCGTGCGACAGGAGCCAAGGCTCGCGGCTCGAAACCGACGGCGCGAAAGCGCTGATGGGAGTGCGGCCCCCTCAACGACGTAGGTGAGGGGGCCGTCAGCGCGACGCGGAGCCGCGCGTGTGGCGCAATCGGCGAGACTCGCGTGATGCTCGGTTCCCTCAACGACGTAGGTGAGGGGCCGTCAGCGCGAGACGCGGAGCCGCGCGCGTGGAGCAATTGGCGAGACTCGCGTGATGCCCGGTCCCTCAACGACGTAGGTGAGGGGATCTTCACCGCAGGACACCGCGCCACGCGTGCGGCGCAGTCCTCGAGACTCGCGTGATGTCCGGTCTCCCCAGAGAGGTACGTGAGGGGACCATCGACGCCCGATGCTGTTTCGTGTGAGCGGCGCCACGGCTTCACGAGACGTGTCAATGGAGTGCGTCATGCTGAGTCATGGCCCACCTGCGGCTGGCGTCACGTGGGCTCGCCCAGGGCGACGTCCTCGTCCATTCCTCTGTTTCACCGCGACGTCTCGCCTGGCGCTATAACGCTCCCGGTTCATTTCGAGGAGAGCACTTGGGAATCATTCGACTCGTGGGAGTGATGCTCGCGGTCGCGGGCGGCGTGGTGCTGTGGACCGGGCTCAATGCCCGTGAGTCTCTGACCGAGCGCGCGAGCCACGCCCTGACTGGCAAGTACACCGAGAACACCACGATGCACCTCGCGGGCGGTGGAGCCGCACTCGCAGGTGGCATCCTCCTCGTGCTCTTCGGCGGCTCGCGCAAGCGGCGCTAGCCACTCGCACGCCGTCCCGACACCTTCACGCCGTAGGGCCAGGGGCCTCGTGAGCGGGGTCTCCGACGACGCGCAGTCGCGACCAGCCTCGCGTCCGCAGCAGTCGCTGGGTGTGCTCCCGGAGCGACGCTTGAAGTCGCCCCTCGCCATCCGCCCCCACGCCCAGCTTCCACACCGCCCCGTCCCCCCTCGGCTCCAGCTCGCCCTCCAACACCAGCCGAACGACGAGCGGAGGCGGCTCATGCGGGTCCACCTCGCACAGCGCTCCCTCCACCGTCCCCCGTGCGAATTCCGGCGCGGCCAGGCTGTTGAAGACCTCCGCGGCCTTCTCCGCCACCGTGGGCTTCGAGCTCTGGAAGATGACCCTCCACCTCCGATGGGTGGCCTCCTGGGTGGACGGAGTCATCAGCCAGCGGAACAGGGCCATCGCCAGCGCCGCGCCGAGAATCTGCGCCGCGACGAACGACTCCACGTCGAGCGGATGCAGCGCACTCGTCCGGGTGCTCACCGCACGGGCCAGGATGAGCGCCGGGTTCGCGAGTGAGCGCGAGTCCGTGAACCACACCGTCGCCGCGACATAGCCCGCGACCACCAGGTGCGTCGCGGACGGCCGGACCCGCACGCACCCGCGCACCACGACCAACAACCCGAACGTCGCGACCAGCTCCGAGATGAACTGCGCCGAGCTCGCCGCCGGCGTCCGAGTCGCGATGAGCAGCGGCTCACCACACATCAGGTGCGCGACCCACCGGCCCGCGAGCCCACCTCCGAGCTGCGCGAGCACATACCGGGGCACGTCCCGCCACGGCGTCCCGCCCTCGAGGGCATCCGCGAAGGTCAGTGCGGGATTGAAGTGTGCACCCGACAACGGCTGCAGCACCAACGTGAGGCAGGCCAGCACGACACCCGCGGCCAGCGACATGAAGAGCCGCCCATCCGTGGCGCTCACGCCCAGGTGCTCGGCGCCGTGGTGCGCGCCTTCCAATGCGACCACCAGCAGGCCACAACCGAGAGCCTCCACCGCGAGGCGCCGAGGCCGGTTCAGGGCCCCCGCCTCGACGGGTGTCGTGGATGGATGTGCGCTCAGCATCGCATGCCCCTCCAGAGCGGCTCGCCCACCCTATGCCTCGGGGGCAGGGGCGTCAAAGCCAGCCCGCGAGGGCATGTGATGGTTACTCGAAGGTGAGCGTGGAGCCGCCCGAGAGGTCCCTTTCGAGGACCTCGGGGTGCCCGATGATCTGCAACCGGCCGCCCCCCGAGGCACTGACCCGAAGGGTCTGCGACACCCGCAGCACCACCTGCCCTCCGCCGCTCGTGTTCAGCGTCGCATCCCGAATGGCCAGCTCCCGCCCCGTCACCCGGCTCGCACCCGAGAGCGAGGCCTCCATCCTCGACACCACACCCTCCAGAATCACGTTGGAGCTTCCGCTGAGCGATACCTCCAGCGACTCGGACCGCAGCCCTCGGATGCGAATCTGTCCGCCGCCACTCGAGGACAGCTCGAAGACCTCCGCATCCACCGTGCCGCTGACGTCCACGAGCGCGCCACCTCCCGAGCGCTCGAGGGCCTCCAGGCTCGGCACCACGATGTCCACCCGAAGCGGGTTGGGGGAGTCCCAGCTGTCAATCTCGTGGTCCGGGAAGTGGACCTGGAGCCGCGAGCCCGAGTGCTCCGTGCGCATCAGCGCCACGAGGTTGTCATCACCCACCAGGCGCACAGACTGGGGCTTGTCCGGGTCCACCTCGATGTACGCGCCGATTCCATCTTCGATCGCGAGCCGGGTGAAGGCGGGCGTCGTCCGCTCCTCCTCGATCTGCCGACCGCTGCCGCTGACATGCGGGCCCTGGCATCCCGCCACCGACGCGGCCAGCAACACGAGTCCAACCTGGGCCCCGATTCTCACGGTCTCTGTTCCCCATGTTCTCGGCTTCATGTTCGCGCGAGGGGGAGAACACCGAGGGGGCCGGAGCGTGTCACCCGACCCCCGTCGATTTTCGTGACGCCTAGGCGTTCAGCGCCGCGCCATGGTGACGCAGGTGGTCCTCCATGAACGTGGAGATGAAGTAGTAGCCGTGGTCATAGCCCTCGTGGACGCGCAGCGTGAGCGGCTGTCCCGTGGCCGCGCAGGCCTCGCGAAGCAGCTCCGGCTTGAGCTGCTCCTGGAGGAACTTGTCCGCCGTCCCCTGGTCCACGAGCAGCGGCGGGAGGTGCGCCTTCGCCGAACGAATCAGCTCCGTGGCGTCGTAGGCGCGCCAGGCCGCCGTGTCCTCGCCCAGGTAGCCCTTGAACGCCTTGACTCCCCACGGCACCTGCATGGGCGCGGCGATGGGCGCGAAAGCCGACACGGAGCGATAGCGCCCCGGGTTCCGCAGCGCGCACACCAGCGCGCCGTGCCCGCCCATCGAGTGCCCGAAGATGCCCTCGCGATCTCCCCGGGCAGGGAAGTGCTCGGAGAGCAACGCGGGCAGCTCCCGAGTGACATAGGTGCCCATCCGGTACCGAGCGGACCACGGCGCCTGGGTGGCATCCAGGTAGAACCCCGCGCCGACGCCGAAGTCCCAGGAGGCCTCCTCTCCAGGGTAGCCCGCGCCGCGAGGGCTCGTGTCGGGCGCCACCAGCATGACGCCCAGCTCCGCCGCCACGCGCTGCGCGCCCCCCTTCATGAGGAACGTCTCCTCCGTGCACGTGAGCCCGGCGAGGTAATACAGCACCGGCACCTCGCGCTCGCGGGCCTGCGGCGGGACGAAGACGCCGAAGCGCATCTCGCCACCGCAGGCCTCGGACACGTGCTTGTAGAAGCCCACGGTGCCATCGAAGCACCGATGCTGGCTCAGCAACGTGGGAGCCACCGTCATGAGTACTTCACCACGCTGCGGATGGACTCACCCTTGTGCATCAGCTCGAAGCCCTTGTTGATGTCCTCCAGCTTCAGGGTGTGCGTGATGAGGTCATCGACGTTGATCTTCCCGTCCATGTACCAGTCGACAATCCTGGGCACGTCCGTGCGCCCGCGCGCGCCACCAAACGCGCTGCCCTTCCACACGCGGCCCGTGACGAGCTGGAACGGACGCGTCTTGATCTCCTGCCCCGCACCCGCCACGCCGATGACGATGCTCTCGCCCCAGCCCCGGTGGCAGCACTCCAGCGCCTGGCGCATGGTGTTCACGTTGCCGATGCACTCGAAGCTGTAGTCCGCGCCGCCCTGGGTCAGGTTGACGAGGTAGGGGACCAGGTCGTCACCGACTTCCTTCGGGTTGACGAAGTGGGTGAGGCCGAACTTCTCCGCCATGGCCTTGCGCCCGGGGTTGATGTCCACGCCGACAATCTGGTCCGCGCCGACCATCCGCGCCGCCTGCACCACGTTGAGCCCGATGCCGCCCAGGCCGAAGACGACGACGCGGGCTCCCGCCTCCACCTTGGCCGTGTACACCACCGCGCCAATGCCCGTCGTCACGCCGCAGCCGATGTAGCAGACCTTGTCGAACGGGGCGTCCTCGCGAATCTTCGCCACGGCGATCTCCGGCAGCACCGTGTACTGCGCGAAGGTGGACGTGCCCATGTAGTGGTGCACCGCCTGCTTCCCCAGACGGAAGCGGCTGGTGCCATCCGGCATCAGCCCCTTGCCCTGCGTGGCGCGGATGGCCGTACACAGGTTCGTCTTGCGCGACAGGCACGACTTACATTGCCGGCACTCCGGCGTGTAGAGCGGGATGACGTGGTCGCCCTTGCGCACCGACGTCACGCCCGGCCCCACGTCCACCACCACGCCCGCGCCCTCGTGGCCCAGGATGGCGGGGAAGAGTCCCTCCGGGTCCTGCCCGGAGAGGGTGAAGTCATCGGTGTGGCAGAGGCCCGTGGCCTTGAGCTCGACGAGCACCTCTCCCGCCTTCGGACCCTCGAGGTGAACCGTCTCGATGCTCAACGGCTTGCCTGCCTCGAGCGCCACCGCCGCGCGCACGTCCATACACGAGCCTCCCTGTGAAGAGTGAACGGCGCAGACTAGTTCGCACGCGGCCTGGACGCGCGGACGGATTCACCGCGTGACGCCCAGAAGACGCTTGAGGCGGGCAAAGAAGAAGGGCCTGGACCGCGCTCGAAGCGAGGATTCCAGGCCCTTGGGCACGACAGGGGCGGGGGACTACTTCTGGTTCGCCGCCTGGGCCTTGGTGGCCTTCTGCGCCTCGCTGAACTTCTTCGTCATGTCAGCGAACTGCGAGTTGTAGGCCTCCATCTGCTTCAGGTGCTCGGCGGCGCGGGCGTTGGCCTCCTCGACGACCTTGGGGTCCTTCGCGTTCTCCACCGCCTCCGACTTCGCCATCTCCATCTGCTGCCGCTCGTACTCCATGAGGCGGCCCATCACGACGCGCTTGTTGAGGTACGTGTTGGCGGAGTTCGGGTTGATGGCGATGACCTGGTCGTAATAGCTCAGCGACTTCTCCAGGTCGGCCTTGACGATGGGGGCAGCCATGGAGCGCGCGCCACCGCGCTGCGCGTAGATCTCCGCGATCCACCCCAGCGAGGCCTCGTCCTTCGGCTCCAGCTTGAGGGCCTCGTTGAAGTACTTCTCGGCGTCGTCGAGCGTGCCGCCCTTCATGTAGATGCTGGCGAGCGTCCGGTAGATCTCCGCCTTCTCGGCGGGCGTCGTCTTGAACTCGAGGAGCTTCAGGACGGCCTCGGAGGCCTTGTCGATCTCACCCAGCTCGATGTGGGCGAAGGCCTTCTTCTCCCAGACCTTCTCCTGCTTGGGGTCGGCCTGGAGCGACAGGGCGTAGGCCTCGGCGGCCTCCTTGTACTCCTTCTTGGCCATGTGGTTGGAGGCCTTGATGCGGTGCTGCTTGGCCGCCTCGTTCTCCTTGTCGGCACAGCCCACCCCGGTGCCGCCGAGTGCCAGAACTCCAAAGACCAGACCGACTCGAGCCAGTCGCTTCATGTGCATGAACCTTTCGAGCAGGCCTGGGGAGTCGACCCCGGCCCGGCTTGTGTGTCTTCTCGACCTTGGGGGACCCGCCCTCACGCGGATCCGGAATCGGGGCAAGCATACCCGAAGTCGGGCCCATTCCACCCAGTCCGAGCGCGCCTGCCTCCCTGCCTTTCGGGCGCGAAACACCCGCCACGCGCCCGGCGCGCCTCGCCCCGGGTCCTTGCTGGGTGGGCACTCGGGGTGCGGGAGGGTGAGTTTCCGCGAGGTCCCAGGATTCGAGAGGCGGTGCGAGGGCCACTGCTAGTGTGCAGGCCGTCCTCAGTCGGAGCTATCGCGCCATGACCCTCCTGACCCGACGTACCGTGCTCCAGGGGCTCGCCCTCACCGCGGCGGGCTGTGCCTCGACCCGTCCCATGCCCGCGCCGCGTCCTGGCCCGTCGCTGCCCCTGGGGGCTCAGCTCGGCGACGTGCGCACCGGCGCGGTCTCCGTCTGGGGCAAGGCGGACCGCGCCTCGCGCCTCATCGTGGAGTGGAGCGAGGACGCCCGGCTCGAGAAAGGGGTCCATCGCGTGGAGGGGGGCCTGCTCACGGCCGCGACCGACTTCACGGGCGTGGTGGACCTCGCGGGCCTGCCGGCCGGGCGCGAGCTCTTCGTGCGCGTGCTCGCGGACGATGGGGGCTCGGCGGGGGAGGAGTGGCGGGGGCGGTTCCTCACGGCGCCGGAGACGGCTCGGGACGTGTGCTTCGCGTGGAGCGCGGACGTGTGCGGCCAGGGGTGGGGCATCAACCCGGAGTGGGGCGGGTACCGAGGATTCGCCGCGCTGCGGGCGCTGCGCCCTGACTTCTTCCTCCATGTCGGCGACGTCATCTACGCGGACAACCCGCTGCTGCCGGAGGTCGTCGTCCCGGATGGTCGGGTGTGGCGCAACCTCGTGACGCCCGCGAAGTCGAAGGTGGCGGAGACGCTGGAGGAGATGCGCGGGAACTTCGCCTACAACTTCCTGGACGACTCGCTGCGGGCCTTCGCGCGTGAGGTGCCCATCGCCTACCAGTGGGATGACCACGAGGTCCGCAACAACTGGTTCCACAGCCGCTCTGTCGCGGAGGACCCTCGGTAC
This window contains:
- a CDS encoding DUF3185 family protein yields the protein MGIIRLVGVMLAVAGGVVLWTGLNARESLTERASHALTGKYTENTTMHLAGGGAALAGGILLVLFGGSRKRR
- a CDS encoding aquaporin — translated: MLSAHPSTTPVEAGALNRPRRLAVEALGCGLLVVALEGAHHGAEHLGVSATDGRLFMSLAAGVVLACLTLVLQPLSGAHFNPALTFADALEGGTPWRDVPRYVLAQLGGGLAGRWVAHLMCGEPLLIATRTPAASSAQFISELVATFGLLVVVRGCVRVRPSATHLVVAGYVAATVWFTDSRSLANPALILARAVSTRTSALHPLDVESFVAAQILGAALAMALFRWLMTPSTQEATHRRWRVIFQSSKPTVAEKAAEVFNSLAAPEFARGTVEGALCEVDPHEPPPLVVRLVLEGELEPRGDGAVWKLGVGADGEGRLQASLREHTQRLLRTRGWSRLRVVGDPAHEAPGPTA
- a CDS encoding head GIN domain-containing protein, which gives rise to MRIGAQVGLVLLAASVAGCQGPHVSGSGRQIEEERTTPAFTRLAIEDGIGAYIEVDPDKPQSVRLVGDDNLVALMRTEHSGSRLQVHFPDHEIDSWDSPNPLRVDIVVPSLEALERSGGGALVDVSGTVDAEVFELSSSGGGQIRIRGLRSESLEVSLSGSSNVILEGVVSRMEASLSGASRVTGRELAIRDATLNTSGGGQVVLRVSQTLRVSASGGGRLQIIGHPEVLERDLSGGSTLTFE
- the fghA gene encoding S-formylglutathione hydrolase gives rise to the protein MTVAPTLLSQHRCFDGTVGFYKHVSEACGGEMRFGVFVPPQAREREVPVLYYLAGLTCTEETFLMKGGAQRVAAELGVMLVAPDTSPRGAGYPGEEASWDFGVGAGFYLDATQAPWSARYRMGTYVTRELPALLSEHFPARGDREGIFGHSMGGHGALVCALRNPGRYRSVSAFAPIAAPMQVPWGVKAFKGYLGEDTAAWRAYDATELIRSAKAHLPPLLVDQGTADKFLQEQLKPELLREACAATGQPLTLRVHEGYDHGYYFISTFMEDHLRHHGAALNA
- a CDS encoding S-(hydroxymethyl)glutathione dehydrogenase/class III alcohol dehydrogenase encodes the protein MDVRAAVALEAGKPLSIETVHLEGPKAGEVLVELKATGLCHTDDFTLSGQDPEGLFPAILGHEGAGVVVDVGPGVTSVRKGDHVIPLYTPECRQCKSCLSRKTNLCTAIRATQGKGLMPDGTSRFRLGKQAVHHYMGTSTFAQYTVLPEIAVAKIREDAPFDKVCYIGCGVTTGIGAVVYTAKVEAGARVVVFGLGGIGLNVVQAARMVGADQIVGVDINPGRKAMAEKFGLTHFVNPKEVGDDLVPYLVNLTQGGADYSFECIGNVNTMRQALECCHRGWGESIVIGVAGAGQEIKTRPFQLVTGRVWKGSAFGGARGRTDVPRIVDWYMDGKINVDDLITHTLKLEDINKGFELMHKGESIRSVVKYS
- a CDS encoding tetratricopeptide repeat protein, which translates into the protein MKRLARVGLVFGVLALGGTGVGCADKENEAAKQHRIKASNHMAKKEYKEAAEAYALSLQADPKQEKVWEKKAFAHIELGEIDKASEAVLKLLEFKTTPAEKAEIYRTLASIYMKGGTLDDAEKYFNEALKLEPKDEASLGWIAEIYAQRGGARSMAAPIVKADLEKSLSYYDQVIAINPNSANTYLNKRVVMGRLMEYERQQMEMAKSEAVENAKDPKVVEEANARAAEHLKQMEAYNSQFADMTKKFSEAQKATKAQAANQK
- a CDS encoding alkaline phosphatase D family protein, producing the protein MTLLTRRTVLQGLALTAAGCASTRPMPAPRPGPSLPLGAQLGDVRTGAVSVWGKADRASRLIVEWSEDARLEKGVHRVEGGLLTAATDFTGVVDLAGLPAGRELFVRVLADDGGSAGEEWRGRFLTAPETARDVCFAWSADVCGQGWGINPEWGGYRGFAALRALRPDFFLHVGDVIYADNPLLPEVVVPDGRVWRNLVTPAKSKVAETLEEMRGNFAYNFLDDSLRAFAREVPIAYQWDDHEVRNNWFHSRSVAEDPRYTQVPDDGVLAARARQAFFEYTPVGGAARAEGRIHRQLSQGPLLDVFIPDVRAFRGPNSVNRQEQQGPETAFLGRAQLEGLKQSLASSKATWKVIATSMPLGLIVPAEKLGEGSWRMEAWANGPGAPLGRELELAELLSFLKERKVRNVVFLTADVHYPAMHQYHPDRARFRDFDPFWEFVAGPLNAGTFGSMPLDETFGPEVRWQKPATVMNAAPWEGQQYFGSVRIQGNSGVMTVAIHDLSGKALHQVELEPIR